One part of the Spirochaetia bacterium genome encodes these proteins:
- a CDS encoding TRAP transporter small permease subunit: MKILTWLDKHIELIFLTCFLIIITCLTTINIVLRYVFDSGIIWSTEICKYCLIYSGFFSIGWWLRWDKSILVNVVTQKLPQNFQYIFEIVAKIITIYFLAICTRGAINVLKSVIASGEVSGTLQISLGYLYMAPLIGFSWALFRSVQNFILTIKKRVAICQ; the protein is encoded by the coding sequence GTGAAAATTCTGACGTGGCTTGACAAGCATATAGAATTGATTTTTCTAACTTGCTTTTTAATTATCATTACTTGCTTGACAACTATTAATATCGTTTTGCGTTATGTTTTTGACAGTGGAATTATTTGGAGTACTGAAATTTGCAAATACTGTTTGATTTATTCTGGCTTTTTCAGTATTGGATGGTGGCTCCGTTGGGATAAAAGCATTTTAGTTAATGTTGTAACTCAAAAATTACCTCAAAACTTTCAGTATATCTTTGAAATTGTTGCCAAAATAATAACGATTTATTTTTTGGCAATCTGCACCCGTGGTGCTATCAACGTACTCAAATCAGTCATAGCCAGTGGCGAAGTAAGCGGGACGCTTCAAATTTCCTTGGGATATCTTTACATGGCTCCTCTTATAGGCTTTTCCTGGGCTTTGTTTAGATCTGTTCAAAATTTCATTCTGACAATAAAAAAGAGAGTTGCCATATGTCAATAG